A single window of Flavobacteriales bacterium DNA harbors:
- a CDS encoding PKD domain-containing protein yields MQHRYPNLPGMTKGAFILAIFTLFNMQAKAQKFIDLMMQEHVNYQEVIDAGNEYFKQVGTDGETGYDLFKRWEYRNGRKLDNNGYVISEAQAAAETEAFMKQWASNSLNKTSEIKAANWEELGPTYWNRTQGYNPGVGRVIAIAVEPTNQQLIYIGSPGGGVWKSTDGANNWTPVGDDMSSMTIWSLTIDPNDVNTVYLGNAAGKVLKTTDGGTTWNATGTGLSGNIRRVLVSKNTPGLVFASSASSGIWKSTNGGTTWTKILSAKIEDMEFKPGDESVIHACGDDYYRSTDGGNNFTKITSGFTTSERMKMAVTAANPEYVYLLQKSGSQYGRLYRSTNGGTSFTVRNSSSKNYLGYADDGSDSGGQASRDMAICASPSNAEEVHIAGIQCWKSTNGGTDFTIETYWSLPNSIGYNHADVEVLMYVNGTMYSGSDGGIYKSTNQGGDWTDLTTGTGIRQFYRMATSKTDPYVLAGGAQDNGLSSMVSKGQWVDWMGADGMEVMIDHTNANIHYGTLYYGDLYKSKDKGQTRSNLTTPDQGNWVTPYLMDPVDPKIIYGCFTDLYRHTNGGEGGSWTNVTSSITVGGNIDASAIAASNRDYIYISRDNNIWRTSNATAASPSWTSISSGLTGNVNWITVDPDDPQHVIVANTGSKVYESKNGGGTWTNISAGLPAVAAQCVVMDDNAENGIYVGMSPGIYYRDDNTGGWVPYTANLPLVEISELEIAYGIDKLRAATYGRGIWETDTYAQGPPLPEFTSNVTKSCSGAVQFTDQSLPSPDTWAWEFGDGGTSTQQNPSHTYATSGVYTVKLTVSNSNGSNSTTKSSYITVEILNPPTGTDGQICGAGTVNLSATGSGTGSLNWYDASSNGNLLHTGSTYSPNVTATDTFYVAEETIGPVQNVGPTDNTFGGGGYYTSGNTHGLYFDILAPTTINSVYVYANTAGNRTVEVQDATTNVVASSVVNFPAGASRINLGFNLDPGTDYFIKISDDGSPVDLYRNSDSPSYPYVLSGLVSINRSSAGTDPTGYYYYFYDWEVREQGCASARTPVIASVTCTDLPDMPNQDEAVTVYPNPAQDRLYVKFDNNGARTVEIRVMNMLGQELYHTYSSTVNGLFSYDLTQLPGGNYIVKVMNGLKESSHHVVISH; encoded by the coding sequence ATGCAACACCGCTATCCCAACCTCCCCGGCATGACAAAAGGGGCCTTCATCCTGGCCATTTTCACCCTTTTCAACATGCAGGCAAAAGCCCAGAAGTTCATTGACCTGATGATGCAGGAACACGTGAACTACCAGGAGGTGATCGACGCCGGAAACGAGTATTTCAAACAGGTAGGTACCGACGGGGAAACCGGCTACGATCTTTTCAAACGATGGGAATACCGCAACGGACGCAAGCTGGACAACAACGGCTATGTGATCAGTGAAGCCCAGGCCGCAGCAGAAACAGAGGCCTTCATGAAACAATGGGCCTCAAACAGCCTGAATAAAACCTCGGAAATCAAGGCAGCCAACTGGGAAGAACTGGGTCCCACCTACTGGAACCGCACCCAGGGATACAACCCGGGCGTAGGTCGCGTGATCGCTATTGCCGTGGAACCCACCAACCAACAACTCATCTACATCGGTTCACCCGGAGGTGGTGTCTGGAAAAGCACCGACGGCGCCAACAACTGGACACCCGTCGGAGACGACATGAGCAGCATGACCATCTGGTCCCTGACCATCGACCCGAATGATGTAAACACCGTGTACCTGGGCAACGCCGCAGGCAAAGTATTGAAAACAACCGACGGCGGCACCACATGGAACGCCACCGGCACCGGCCTCTCAGGCAACATCCGACGGGTGCTGGTGAGCAAAAACACACCCGGACTGGTCTTCGCGTCTTCCGCATCCTCCGGTATCTGGAAATCCACCAACGGCGGTACCACATGGACCAAGATCCTTTCCGCCAAGATCGAAGACATGGAGTTCAAACCCGGTGACGAAAGCGTGATCCACGCATGCGGTGACGACTACTACCGCTCCACCGACGGCGGCAACAACTTCACCAAAATCACCAGCGGATTCACCACCAGCGAACGCATGAAAATGGCCGTGACCGCCGCCAACCCCGAATACGTATACCTCCTGCAGAAATCCGGCAGCCAATACGGCCGCTTGTACCGCTCTACCAACGGCGGCACCAGCTTCACCGTTCGCAACAGCTCCAGCAAAAACTACCTCGGTTATGCAGATGACGGCAGCGATAGCGGTGGCCAGGCCAGCCGCGACATGGCCATCTGTGCCTCCCCCTCCAATGCCGAAGAAGTACACATCGCCGGTATCCAATGCTGGAAGTCCACCAACGGCGGTACCGACTTCACCATCGAAACCTACTGGAGCCTGCCCAACAGCATCGGCTACAACCACGCAGATGTGGAAGTGCTGATGTATGTGAACGGCACCATGTACTCCGGTTCCGACGGCGGTATCTATAAAAGCACCAACCAGGGCGGCGACTGGACCGACCTCACCACCGGCACCGGCATCCGCCAGTTCTACCGAATGGCCACTAGTAAAACCGATCCCTACGTACTCGCCGGCGGCGCACAGGACAACGGACTTTCATCCATGGTGTCCAAAGGTCAGTGGGTAGACTGGATGGGAGCGGACGGCATGGAGGTCATGATCGATCATACCAACGCGAACATCCATTACGGCACTTTGTATTATGGTGACCTTTACAAGTCAAAAGACAAAGGACAAACCCGCTCCAACCTCACCACACCCGACCAGGGCAACTGGGTCACTCCCTACCTGATGGATCCGGTGGACCCCAAGATCATTTACGGTTGCTTTACCGACCTCTACCGCCACACCAACGGAGGTGAGGGCGGGTCATGGACCAACGTAACCAGCTCCATCACCGTGGGCGGCAACATCGATGCATCCGCCATCGCCGCCAGCAACCGCGATTACATTTACATCTCAAGAGACAACAACATCTGGCGCACATCCAACGCCACCGCTGCCTCCCCATCATGGACCAGCATCAGCAGCGGCCTTACCGGCAACGTCAACTGGATCACCGTGGATCCCGACGACCCGCAACACGTCATAGTGGCCAACACCGGCTCCAAGGTGTACGAATCCAAGAACGGAGGCGGCACATGGACCAACATCTCAGCCGGACTTCCCGCCGTTGCCGCACAATGTGTGGTCATGGATGACAATGCGGAGAATGGCATTTACGTGGGCATGTCCCCAGGTATATACTACCGGGATGACAACACGGGCGGATGGGTTCCTTATACTGCCAACCTGCCGTTGGTTGAGATCAGCGAATTGGAAATCGCGTACGGCATCGACAAGCTCAGAGCCGCTACCTACGGACGCGGCATATGGGAAACAGACACATATGCACAAGGACCTCCACTGCCTGAATTCACCTCCAATGTAACCAAGAGCTGCAGCGGCGCCGTGCAATTCACAGATCAATCCCTGCCCTCACCCGATACCTGGGCATGGGAATTCGGCGACGGCGGTACATCCACCCAGCAAAACCCATCCCATACATACGCCACCAGCGGCGTGTATACCGTGAAGCTGACCGTTTCCAATTCCAACGGTTCCAACTCCACCACCAAATCTTCCTATATCACAGTTGAAATCCTGAATCCGCCCACAGGCACCGACGGCCAGATCTGCGGCGCCGGCACAGTGAACCTCTCCGCCACAGGTTCCGGAACAGGCAGCCTCAACTGGTACGACGCTTCCTCCAACGGCAACCTGCTGCACACCGGAAGCACTTACAGTCCGAACGTAACCGCCACCGACACCTTCTATGTGGCGGAAGAAACCATCGGACCCGTGCAAAATGTAGGCCCCACGGATAACACATTCGGCGGCGGCGGATATTACACTTCCGGCAACACGCACGGACTGTACTTCGACATCCTCGCCCCCACCACCATCAACAGCGTGTATGTATATGCCAACACGGCCGGCAACCGCACCGTGGAAGTGCAGGATGCAACCACCAACGTGGTGGCCAGCTCGGTGGTTAACTTCCCGGCAGGTGCAAGCCGCATCAACCTCGGCTTCAACCTTGACCCCGGAACCGACTACTTCATCAAAATCTCCGATGACGGAAGTCCGGTTGACCTCTACCGCAACAGCGACAGCCCGTCGTATCCGTATGTCCTCTCAGGCCTGGTGTCCATCAACCGCTCCAGCGCGGGAACCGATCCCACCGGATACTACTACTATTTCTACGACTGGGAAGTACGCGAGCAGGGATGTGCCAGCGCCCGTACGCCGGTAATCGCCAGCGTAACCTGCACCGACCTACCCGACATGCCGAACCAGGATGAAGCAGTAACGGTGTACCCCAACCCGGCGCAAGACAGGCTGTATGTGAAGTTCGACAACAACGGTGCAAGAACGGTGGAAATCCGGGTGATGAACATGCTCGGACAGGAACTGTACCACACCTACTCCAGCACGGTGAACGGATTGTTCAGTTACGATTTAACTCAACTCCCGGGTGGCAACTACATAGTGAAGGTAATGAATGGTCTGAAAGAAAGTTCCCATCACGTGGTGATCAGCCACTAA
- a CDS encoding type II toxin-antitoxin system VapC family toxin, which yields MNGNKLLLDTNILLYLLGGDKTLAVLLEGKSTYTSFITELELFGFGTLKAKEKLGIKKALEQCTIIDINAGIKQLTIETRQTFGLALPDCIIAATAIYLDIPLITADQGFKKIKSLDIILYEK from the coding sequence ATGAATGGTAATAAGCTTCTCCTCGACACCAATATACTATTATACCTACTCGGCGGAGATAAGACGTTGGCGGTACTTCTTGAAGGGAAAAGCACATACACATCCTTCATTACCGAACTGGAGTTATTCGGATTTGGAACTTTAAAGGCCAAAGAAAAACTTGGCATCAAGAAGGCTTTGGAACAATGTACCATTATAGACATAAATGCAGGTATTAAACAACTGACCATTGAAACCCGACAGACTTTTGGGTTGGCATTACCCGATTGTATCATTGCCGCAACGGCCATTTATCTTGATATTCCATTGATCACAGCTGACCAGGGGTTTAAAAAGATAAAATCCCTGGATATCATTCTTTACGAAAAATAA
- a CDS encoding ABC-F family ATP-binding cassette domain-containing protein, with protein MQYIYAENLSVHYGERTLFKDLTFGLNRGDKVALVANNGSGKSTLLRILAGKDQANEGSVFRRESIRMGYLEQAPAFPAGVTIRELISGSHTEVTKVIEAYHKALEAQSEDYSPQTQKALELATHAMDECEAWDYDRRMQQILSRFEITDLEQKVDTLSGGQQKRLALAMTLLDSPQLLLLDEPTNHLDVDMIEWLEDYLGQNNVTVFMVTHDRYFLDRVCNHIIELEDERIYHHKGNYTYFLEKRDERETIQGVEKTKAGKLLKKELEWIRRQPKARGTKSKSRVDAYHDLADKHADGKVKQELNLEVKMTRIGGKILELKKVYKSYGDRVIMKGFDYTFKKGDHIGIVGRNGVGKSTFLNIITGSETADSGKVNVGETIVFGYYSQQGLALKEDKRVIEVLQDIAEVITMADGKKVSASQFLEYFMFPPHIQYNPVSKLSGGERRRLYLLTVLIRNPNFLILDEPTNDLDILTLTRLEEFLQNYPGCLLIVSHDRYFMDKLADHLFVFKGNGEIKDYYHSYSSYRELARTEEKEARKDPGTTPAPVTQDASQPVEQKEKKKLGYKERRELMQLEKDIATLETEKGQLESDLQTHASDMEKVMSLTARYDVVNKELDEKSDRWLTLSELA; from the coding sequence ATGCAATACATTTACGCAGAAAACCTATCCGTTCATTATGGTGAACGCACCTTGTTCAAAGACCTCACCTTCGGTTTGAACCGGGGCGACAAGGTGGCGCTTGTGGCCAACAACGGCAGCGGAAAATCAACCTTGCTGCGCATCCTGGCCGGCAAAGACCAGGCCAACGAAGGCAGCGTGTTCCGGCGTGAAAGCATCCGCATGGGCTACCTTGAACAGGCCCCAGCATTCCCGGCCGGAGTCACCATCCGCGAACTGATCAGCGGTTCGCACACCGAAGTAACCAAAGTCATAGAGGCCTACCATAAAGCCCTGGAAGCACAGTCCGAAGACTACTCCCCCCAAACACAAAAGGCACTCGAGCTGGCCACCCATGCCATGGATGAATGCGAAGCGTGGGACTACGACCGACGCATGCAACAGATCCTGTCCCGCTTCGAGATCACTGATCTGGAACAAAAGGTAGACACCCTCTCCGGCGGGCAACAAAAACGGTTGGCACTGGCCATGACGTTGCTGGACTCACCCCAGTTGTTGCTGCTTGACGAACCGACCAACCACCTGGATGTAGACATGATCGAGTGGTTGGAAGACTACCTTGGGCAAAACAACGTAACCGTATTCATGGTCACCCACGACCGCTACTTCCTTGACCGGGTGTGCAACCACATCATCGAACTGGAAGACGAACGCATCTACCACCACAAAGGCAACTACACCTATTTCCTGGAAAAGCGGGACGAACGCGAGACCATCCAGGGCGTGGAAAAAACAAAAGCGGGAAAGCTCCTCAAAAAAGAACTGGAGTGGATCCGCCGCCAACCAAAAGCCCGCGGCACCAAATCAAAATCCAGGGTGGATGCCTATCATGACCTGGCCGACAAGCATGCCGACGGAAAGGTGAAACAGGAACTCAACCTGGAAGTGAAAATGACCCGCATCGGCGGCAAAATCCTGGAGCTGAAAAAAGTGTACAAGTCCTACGGCGACCGGGTGATCATGAAAGGGTTCGACTATACCTTTAAAAAGGGAGATCACATCGGCATCGTGGGCCGGAACGGCGTGGGCAAAAGCACCTTCCTGAACATCATCACCGGCAGCGAAACGGCGGACTCCGGAAAAGTGAACGTGGGCGAAACCATTGTATTCGGATACTATTCCCAGCAAGGACTGGCCCTGAAAGAAGACAAACGGGTGATTGAAGTCCTGCAGGATATCGCCGAGGTGATCACCATGGCCGACGGCAAAAAAGTCTCCGCAAGCCAGTTCCTGGAATATTTCATGTTCCCGCCACACATCCAGTACAACCCGGTGTCGAAACTCAGCGGCGGCGAACGCAGAAGGCTGTACCTGCTCACCGTGCTGATCCGCAACCCGAATTTCCTCATCCTCGACGAGCCCACCAACGACCTCGACATCCTCACGCTGACCCGCCTGGAGGAGTTCCTGCAAAACTACCCCGGCTGCCTCCTCATCGTTTCGCACGACCGGTACTTCATGGACAAGCTCGCCGATCACCTGTTTGTCTTCAAAGGCAACGGAGAAATCAAAGACTATTACCACAGCTACTCGTCTTACCGCGAACTCGCACGAACGGAAGAAAAAGAGGCGAGGAAAGACCCGGGAACAACCCCTGCCCCGGTTACACAAGACGCATCCCAACCGGTTGAACAGAAGGAAAAGAAAAAGCTGGGCTATAAGGAACGAAGGGAACTCATGCAGCTCGAAAAAGACATCGCCACATTGGAAACAGAAAAAGGCCAACTGGAATCCGACCTGCAAACCCACGCCAGCGACATGGAAAAGGTGATGTCGCTGACCGCCCGTTATGACGTTGTGAACAAGGAATTGGACGAAAAATCAGACCGGTGGCTGACCCTCTCCGAATTGGCCTGA
- a CDS encoding type II toxin-antitoxin system RelE/ParE family toxin encodes MSFKIKIEQDAHSDIQHAIDWYNQQQPGLGRKFHAQVKTSFSKLRTNPFFQIRYENIHCLPLKKFPFMVHFTIDEKGREVTVLAIFHTSLNPEGWKKRK; translated from the coding sequence ATGTCCTTCAAGATCAAAATTGAGCAGGATGCACATAGTGATATCCAGCACGCCATTGACTGGTACAATCAACAACAACCAGGTCTCGGTCGAAAGTTCCACGCCCAGGTAAAAACCTCTTTTTCCAAACTCAGGACCAATCCATTCTTCCAGATTCGCTACGAGAACATACATTGCCTTCCATTGAAGAAATTTCCTTTCATGGTTCATTTTACCATTGACGAAAAGGGACGGGAAGTAACGGTATTGGCCATATTCCACACTTCCCTGAATCCTGAGGGTTGGAAGAAAAGAAAGTAA
- a CDS encoding addiction module protein: protein MKEVTVKIPDKRFGFFVELIKQLGLEVTEQPDIPEEHKAIVRERMKKSAQNPDRLLDWDKVKDDFRLD from the coding sequence ATGAAAGAAGTGACCGTAAAAATACCCGACAAGCGATTCGGTTTTTTTGTGGAACTGATCAAACAACTGGGCTTAGAGGTAACCGAGCAACCTGATATTCCCGAAGAGCACAAAGCCATCGTAAGGGAGCGGATGAAAAAATCAGCTCAAAACCCCGATCGGCTTCTTGATTGGGACAAGGTAAAGGATGATTTCCGGCTGGACTAG
- a CDS encoding S9 family peptidase, translating into MMKKHALIAIPLFLFTLVLRAQQDPNLWLEEVEGQKALAFVAEQNKITLDKLSKVREYQHIYDQCLDIYNATDRIETPSVHGNFVYNFWKDKDHVRGIWRRSPKAAYLAGNPAWETLLDLDAMSAKDNVKWVFKGADGLYPEYKRFLVSLSKGGADAVVIREFDADAKSFVENGFYVPEAKGSAAYLDENTVIVSSDFGAHTMTASGYPNNVKIWKRGTPLTAATLIHQGDTTDVGSWGYAMRDDKTTYAVIRREITFFSGHDYVWRNNQLTMVDVPEDANIRGVLQNQLIVDLKSDWTVDGKTYKQGAVVSLNFTDLLAGKKSIRQVLEPDAYSSVSEVAVTKNKLLVSMLNDVNGALHVYTFVGGNWNHTKVDAPAHGTISIVGTDEFSDQYFFQFENFLTPTTLFVANASDGTVKPLKSLTAYFDAGKYQVNQIKVKSKDGTEVPYFIVSAKGMKYDGTNPTLLYAYGGFEYSIKPSYSGVIGASWLENGGVFVLANIRGGGEYGPKWHLAGMKEKRQNVFDDFYAVAEDLIAKKVTSPSHLGIMGGSNGGLLMGVAFTQRPDLFNAVVCQVPLLDMQRYNKLLAGASWMGEYGNPDIPEEWAYIKKYSPYQNVKEGMKYPEVFFYTSTRDDRVHPGHARKMVAKMMSMGYPVYYYENTEGGHAGSSTNEQRAQSSAMTYSYLLLKLDTKDAGTGE; encoded by the coding sequence ATGATGAAAAAGCATGCGTTGATCGCCATACCCCTGTTTTTGTTTACCCTTGTCCTGCGTGCACAGCAGGACCCCAACTTGTGGCTCGAGGAAGTTGAGGGACAGAAGGCCCTGGCATTTGTTGCCGAGCAGAACAAGATCACCCTGGACAAACTGAGCAAGGTCAGGGAATACCAGCATATTTACGATCAATGCCTGGACATATACAATGCCACGGATCGAATTGAAACTCCTTCTGTTCATGGCAACTTTGTTTACAATTTCTGGAAAGACAAAGACCATGTACGCGGCATCTGGAGGCGGTCTCCAAAGGCAGCCTACCTGGCCGGAAATCCGGCATGGGAAACGCTGCTGGACCTGGATGCCATGTCGGCCAAAGACAACGTCAAGTGGGTGTTCAAGGGAGCCGACGGGTTGTATCCTGAATACAAGCGGTTCCTGGTCAGCTTGTCGAAAGGTGGTGCCGATGCCGTGGTGATCCGGGAGTTTGATGCGGATGCCAAATCGTTCGTGGAGAACGGATTTTATGTTCCGGAGGCAAAAGGCAGTGCAGCTTACCTTGATGAAAACACGGTGATCGTGTCATCGGATTTCGGCGCACATACCATGACGGCTTCCGGTTATCCCAACAACGTGAAAATCTGGAAAAGAGGCACACCCCTTACGGCTGCCACACTCATTCATCAGGGTGATACAACCGATGTGGGCTCCTGGGGGTATGCCATGCGCGACGACAAAACAACCTATGCGGTGATTCGCAGGGAGATCACCTTCTTTAGCGGACACGACTATGTTTGGCGCAACAACCAACTGACCATGGTGGATGTTCCGGAGGATGCCAACATCCGGGGTGTGTTGCAAAATCAGTTGATCGTGGACCTGAAGTCGGACTGGACCGTGGATGGCAAGACCTACAAACAGGGCGCCGTTGTGAGTCTGAACTTCACCGATCTGTTGGCCGGGAAGAAGTCGATCCGACAGGTGCTGGAACCGGATGCGTATTCAAGCGTGTCCGAGGTGGCCGTGACCAAAAACAAGTTGCTGGTGAGCATGCTGAACGATGTCAACGGTGCGCTGCATGTATACACCTTCGTCGGTGGAAACTGGAACCATACCAAGGTGGATGCACCGGCCCACGGAACCATCTCCATTGTGGGTACCGATGAATTTTCTGACCAGTACTTTTTCCAGTTCGAGAATTTTCTGACACCCACCACCTTGTTTGTAGCCAACGCCTCCGACGGAACCGTTAAACCCCTCAAGTCGCTCACCGCTTACTTTGACGCCGGCAAATACCAGGTGAACCAGATAAAGGTGAAGTCGAAAGACGGGACGGAGGTTCCTTATTTCATCGTGTCTGCAAAAGGCATGAAATACGATGGCACCAATCCCACCCTGTTGTATGCATATGGCGGATTCGAGTATTCAATCAAGCCGTCGTACTCCGGAGTTATCGGTGCCTCGTGGCTGGAAAACGGCGGTGTTTTTGTTTTGGCCAATATCCGCGGCGGAGGGGAGTATGGCCCCAAGTGGCACCTGGCAGGGATGAAGGAAAAAAGACAAAATGTATTTGACGACTTCTATGCAGTGGCGGAAGACCTGATCGCAAAGAAGGTAACATCTCCCAGTCATCTTGGCATCATGGGAGGCAGCAACGGCGGTCTGCTGATGGGCGTGGCATTCACCCAAAGACCTGATCTGTTCAATGCTGTGGTTTGCCAGGTTCCCCTGCTGGACATGCAGCGGTACAACAAACTGCTTGCCGGTGCCAGCTGGATGGGCGAATACGGAAACCCCGATATTCCCGAAGAATGGGCATACATCAAAAAGTACTCACCCTACCAGAACGTCAAGGAAGGCATGAAGTACCCGGAAGTTTTCTTTTATACCTCCACACGTGACGACCGCGTGCATCCCGGCCATGCCAGGAAAATGGTGGCCAAAATGATGAGCATGGGTTACCCAGTTTACTATTATGAGAATACAGAAGGCGGTCACGCAGGCTCCTCCACCAATGAGCAACGTGCCCAGTCATCGGCCATGACCTATTCTTATCTGTTGCTAAAACTGGATACCAAAGATGCAGGTACCGGCGAATGA
- a CDS encoding amidase, giving the protein MKNILRLLALTVPALFLFSCENKAPETSSGPVVTEAEPAAFAYEEYTIEQLREGYRDGKFTIESVVKAYLDRIQAVDDDGPHLNAVIQVNPDALAIAKALDEELKQGKVRGPMHGIPVLLKDNIDTHDQMETTAGSRALLGSHPLNDSWVAKKLRDAGAVIIGKTNLSEWANFRGDLSSSGWSGVGGQTKNPYKLDRNPCGSSSGSGVAVSSNLCMVAIGTETNGSIVCPSTANGIVGIKPTVGLISRSGVVPISFTQDTPGPMARTVTDAAICLGTMVGVDSADSKTAASEGHYLTDYTPFLKADGLKGKRIGLYKGTYGVNFKVDTLMEQAVKFLKSQGAEVIELDRISDADANGPSFEVMLYEFKDGLNKYLSSLGPDAPIKNLEDLIAFNKKDSVELNFYNQSLVEMAQAKGDLTDAAYQKALATMHKAMRENGIDKVMKNNNLDAIMGATGSPAWKTDHTNGDAFQVSSSSPAAIAGYPNISVPMGNIDGLPVGISFFGRAWSEPVLIEIAYGFEQGTHQRIVPRFLPE; this is encoded by the coding sequence ATGAAAAACATCCTTCGCCTGCTGGCCCTGACCGTGCCGGCCCTCTTCCTTTTTTCCTGTGAAAACAAAGCGCCGGAAACGTCTTCCGGGCCCGTTGTGACTGAGGCAGAACCCGCAGCTTTCGCATACGAGGAGTACACCATCGAACAACTCCGCGAAGGATACCGTGATGGCAAGTTCACCATTGAAAGTGTGGTGAAGGCGTACCTCGATCGCATCCAGGCAGTGGATGATGACGGGCCGCATCTGAATGCGGTGATCCAGGTGAACCCCGATGCACTTGCCATCGCGAAGGCATTGGATGAAGAACTGAAACAGGGAAAAGTGCGCGGACCGATGCACGGCATTCCCGTTCTGCTGAAAGATAACATTGATACGCATGACCAGATGGAGACCACCGCAGGCTCACGTGCGCTGCTGGGATCACACCCGTTGAACGACAGCTGGGTGGCTAAGAAATTGCGCGACGCCGGTGCCGTGATCATCGGGAAAACCAACCTGAGCGAATGGGCCAATTTCCGTGGTGACCTGTCCAGCAGCGGATGGAGCGGCGTAGGTGGTCAGACCAAAAACCCGTACAAGCTTGATCGCAATCCGTGTGGCTCCAGCTCCGGTTCGGGTGTGGCCGTTTCGTCCAACCTGTGTATGGTTGCTATCGGCACCGAAACCAACGGATCCATTGTGTGCCCATCCACTGCGAACGGCATTGTAGGTATCAAGCCAACGGTCGGACTGATCAGCCGCTCCGGTGTGGTGCCCATCTCATTTACACAAGACACACCCGGTCCCATGGCACGCACCGTTACCGATGCGGCCATTTGCCTGGGCACGATGGTAGGGGTTGACAGCGCCGACAGCAAGACGGCTGCCAGCGAAGGACACTACCTGACCGACTATACGCCGTTCCTGAAAGCGGACGGACTCAAAGGCAAGCGCATCGGGTTGTACAAAGGAACCTATGGTGTGAACTTCAAGGTGGATACACTGATGGAACAGGCGGTGAAATTCCTGAAGTCACAGGGCGCAGAGGTCATCGAACTCGACCGCATTTCAGATGCCGATGCGAACGGACCTTCCTTTGAAGTGATGCTGTATGAATTCAAAGACGGCCTCAACAAATACCTGTCTTCACTCGGTCCTGATGCACCCATCAAGAACCTGGAAGACCTGATCGCTTTTAATAAGAAGGACAGTGTGGAGCTCAACTTCTACAACCAATCCCTGGTGGAAATGGCGCAGGCGAAGGGCGACCTCACCGACGCAGCATACCAGAAAGCGCTGGCAACCATGCACAAGGCCATGCGTGAGAACGGCATCGACAAGGTGATGAAAAACAACAACCTCGACGCCATCATGGGCGCCACCGGTTCACCAGCCTGGAAAACCGATCACACCAACGGGGATGCGTTCCAGGTGAGCAGTTCATCTCCTGCCGCTATCGCCGGCTACCCGAACATATCCGTTCCGATGGGCAACATCGACGGGTTGCCGGTGGGCATTTCGTTCTTCGGACGCGCCTGGAGCGAACCTGTGCTGATTGAGATCGCATACGGTTTTGAGCAAGGCACGCACCAACGGATTGTGCCGAGGTTTTTGCCGGAGTAG
- a CDS encoding N-acetylmuramoyl-L-alanine amidase yields MEVKDHLLAGDAAIKPLVKSPNVSGPFKTGLPDTIIIHYTAGSSAESSVRSLCNPAAKASAHLVVGRDGSITQLVPFNIIAWHAGKSAYGDRVGYNNYAIGIEIDNAGVLTKTGDVYQAWFGRTYPSNEVLYAVHRNEKSPRYWHTYTEQQIEAVETICRALIPAYNIKTILGHEEISPGRKVDPGPAFPLDKMRERLLNIGGRDEDDAPVLPPAGRVNVDKLNIRSKPDVSGDTVAKPLEKGVKVKILDKSGNWYKITTEIEGWVSGQFLDAES; encoded by the coding sequence ATGGAAGTAAAAGACCACCTGCTTGCAGGCGATGCGGCCATCAAACCGCTGGTGAAATCGCCCAACGTCAGCGGCCCGTTCAAAACGGGATTGCCTGATACCATCATCATTCACTATACCGCCGGATCCAGCGCCGAGTCATCGGTTCGCAGCCTGTGCAACCCAGCGGCGAAAGCCTCCGCTCACCTTGTGGTGGGCCGCGACGGCAGCATCACCCAACTGGTGCCTTTCAACATCATCGCCTGGCATGCCGGAAAAAGCGCATATGGAGATCGTGTCGGATATAACAACTATGCCATCGGCATTGAGATCGACAACGCAGGCGTGCTCACCAAAACGGGTGATGTATACCAGGCGTGGTTCGGCCGCACTTATCCCTCCAATGAAGTGTTGTATGCCGTTCACCGTAACGAGAAATCGCCCCGCTACTGGCATACTTACACCGAGCAGCAGATCGAAGCGGTGGAAACCATTTGCCGCGCATTGATACCCGCTTACAACATCAAAACCATCCTCGGTCACGAAGAAATTTCTCCCGGCCGCAAGGTGGATCCGGGACCGGCATTTCCGCTCGACAAAATGCGTGAGCGTCTCCTGAACATCGGTGGTCGCGATGAAGACGATGCACCTGTTCTTCCGCCCGCCGGTCGCGTGAACGTGGACAAGCTGAACATCCGTTCCAAACCCGACGTGTCCGGTGATACAGTTGCCAAACCACTTGAAAAAGGTGTGAAGGTGAAGATCCTCGATAAGTCGGGCAACTGGTACAAGATCACCACCGAGATCGAAGGCTGGGTGTCGGGGCAGTTCCTCGATGCCGAATCCTGA